In Streptomyces sp. P9-A4, the genomic window CCGGTGCCCGCGAGGGAGCGGGCGATCTCGGTGAGGCGGCGGGCCGGGACGACCACGTCGGCGGCGGGTGAGGCGGCGCCGGTCCCGGAGTCCGTCCCCGGCTGCCACTCCAGGGTGCGGACGGCGTAGCGGTAGCGGTCGGTGGCGGCCAGGGTCATGACCGCTCCGTCGAGGGCGAGGCGTATCCCGGTGAGGACCGGCAGCGAGTCGTCCCGGCCCGCCGCCACCGCCACCTGGCCGACCGCCGTGGCGAAGGCGTCCCCGTTCACCAGGCCCCGGATCTCGGGCAGTTCGGGCGGGGCGGGGTAGTCGTCGAGCGGCAGCAGGGAGAGCCCGAAGCGGGCGTCGCCGGAGGTCACCGTGAGGCGGGAGCCCTCCACGGCGAGCTGTGTGCGACCGCGCGGGAGCACCTTGCAGATGTCGAGCAGCCGCCGGCCGAGGACCAGCGCCCGGCCCTCGACGTCCGTGTCCGCCTCGACCTCGATCCGGGCCGAGGCCTCGTGGTCGAGGCCGGAGACGCGCAGCCGTCCGTCCGCCGCGTCCAGGAGCAGCCCGCCGAGGACGGGCATGGGGGAGCGGGCCGGCAGGACGCGCGCGGCCCAGGCCACGGCGTCGGCCAACACGGAGCTGTCGATACGGAATTCCATGCCGCCGACGCTAACGACCACCACTGACAACGGCGTCGGCACCGACCTGCCTGCTAGCGCCGCTAGACAAGAGA contains:
- the dnaN gene encoding DNA polymerase III subunit beta — protein: MEFRIDSSVLADAVAWAARVLPARSPMPVLGGLLLDAADGRLRVSGLDHEASARIEVEADTDVEGRALVLGRRLLDICKVLPRGRTQLAVEGSRLTVTSGDARFGLSLLPLDDYPAPPELPEIRGLVNGDAFATAVGQVAVAAGRDDSLPVLTGIRLALDGAVMTLAATDRYRYAVRTLEWQPGTDSGTGAASPAADVVVPARRLTEIARSLAGTGPARLALDVGSIGFESAGLRTTTRLLDGRLPRHDKLFALGEHALATTERAPLTEAVKRVAVVAEGDSPVQLTFTPTSIHLQAGYEDDVASQHLPATLAGPDTLTVAFNPNYLLDALTTLDAPEIHFHLLGPGQRALLTDGPTATHRHLLMSVKPLV